One Vespa crabro chromosome 9, iyVesCrab1.2, whole genome shotgun sequence genomic region harbors:
- the LOC124426895 gene encoding BTB/POZ domain-containing protein KCTD9 isoform X1: protein MKRVILFVNGTDVNGKVFMITHSLDELLFAASTKFEINAKRIFTPQGGEIDDIKLIRDDDILYVSSGEDFISKNKVANDDQINENSEWITLNVGGKYFTTTRSTLTKNEPMSMLARMFTRTQKSDCMLKPSLKDPNGAFLIDRSPIYFEPLLNFLRHNLMILDSNVNVNGVLAEAHYYGMENAICVLTKMANEKNSPTDGLITLSRKHVVKAIMSTSPTSELRFQGVNFSGADLSKLDLRNINFKYAVMDSCNLAGANLSGCCFERANLSHANFQGAQLSCVRMPCANLASANLRSCNFEDPNGSPANMEGADFRDANFEGSNMPAVNLRVATLKNAILRNCDLRSAVLAGANLERCDLSGSDLQEANLRGANLKDATFELMLTPLHMSQTIR, encoded by the exons ATGAAGAGAGTGATACTTTTTGTGAACGGCACTGATGTTAATGGCAag GTATTTATGATTACGCATTCTTTAGACGAATTATTGTTTGCTGCTAGTACAAAGTTTGAAATCAATgctaaaagaatttttactcCCCAAGGTGGAGAAATTGATGATATTAAGTTGATTAg agatgatgatatattatatgtttcaAGTGGAGAAGATTtcatttctaaaaataaagttGCTAACGATGatcaaatcaatgaaaattcagAATGGATTACATTGAATGTTGgaggaaaatattttactactACAAGAAGTAcattaacaaaaaatgaacCAATGAGTATGCTAGCCAg aaTGTTTACAAGAACACAAAAGTCTGATTGTATGTTAAAGCCAAGTCTAAAAGATCCCAATGGTGCCTTCTTAATCGATAGAAGTCCTATATACTTTGAACCATTATTGAATTTCTTAAGACATAATCTAATGATATTAGATTCTAATGTTAATGTAAATg GTGTGCTTGCAGAGGCTCATTATTATGGGATGGAAAATGCTATATGTGTTCTTACAAAAATGgccaatgaaaaaaattcaccAACAGATGGTCTAATAACTTTAAGTCGCAAACATGTTGTGAAAGCAATCATGTCCACATCGCCAACTTCTGAACTCAGATTCCAAGGTGTCAATTTTTCAGGTGCTGATCTTTCTAAGTTGGATCTTAGGAACATTAATTTTAAG TATGCTGTTATGGATTCTTGTAATCTAGCAGGTGCTAACTTATCAGGATGTTGTTTTGAACGAGCTAATTTATCTCATGCCAACTTCCAAGGTGCACAACTTTCATGTGTAAGAATGCCATGCGCCAATCTGGCTTCTGCAAATTTACGTTCATGTAACTTTGAAGATCCTAATGGTTCACCTGCAAATATGGAGGGTGCAGATTTTCGAGATGCTAATTTTGAAGGAAGTAATATGCCAGCAGTAAACTTGAGGGTGGCCACATTAAAGAATGCTATTTTACGAAATTGTGATTTAAGATCAGCTGTATTGGCTGGTGCAAATTTAGAG CGTTGTGACTTATCAGGCTCAGACTTACAAGAAGCCAATTTACGTGGAGCAAATTTGAAAGATGCCACGTTTGAATTAATGCTTACACCCTTACATATGTCTCAAACCATTCggtaa
- the LOC124426895 gene encoding BTB/POZ domain-containing protein KCTD9 isoform X2, translating to MKRVILFVNGTDVNGKVFMITHSLDELLFAASTKFEINAKRIFTPQGGEIDDIKLISGEDFISKNKVANDDQINENSEWITLNVGGKYFTTTRSTLTKNEPMSMLARMFTRTQKSDCMLKPSLKDPNGAFLIDRSPIYFEPLLNFLRHNLMILDSNVNVNGVLAEAHYYGMENAICVLTKMANEKNSPTDGLITLSRKHVVKAIMSTSPTSELRFQGVNFSGADLSKLDLRNINFKYAVMDSCNLAGANLSGCCFERANLSHANFQGAQLSCVRMPCANLASANLRSCNFEDPNGSPANMEGADFRDANFEGSNMPAVNLRVATLKNAILRNCDLRSAVLAGANLERCDLSGSDLQEANLRGANLKDATFELMLTPLHMSQTIR from the exons ATGAAGAGAGTGATACTTTTTGTGAACGGCACTGATGTTAATGGCAag GTATTTATGATTACGCATTCTTTAGACGAATTATTGTTTGCTGCTAGTACAAAGTTTGAAATCAATgctaaaagaatttttactcCCCAAGGTGGAGAAATTGATGATATTAAGTTGATTAg TGGAGAAGATTtcatttctaaaaataaagttGCTAACGATGatcaaatcaatgaaaattcagAATGGATTACATTGAATGTTGgaggaaaatattttactactACAAGAAGTAcattaacaaaaaatgaacCAATGAGTATGCTAGCCAg aaTGTTTACAAGAACACAAAAGTCTGATTGTATGTTAAAGCCAAGTCTAAAAGATCCCAATGGTGCCTTCTTAATCGATAGAAGTCCTATATACTTTGAACCATTATTGAATTTCTTAAGACATAATCTAATGATATTAGATTCTAATGTTAATGTAAATg GTGTGCTTGCAGAGGCTCATTATTATGGGATGGAAAATGCTATATGTGTTCTTACAAAAATGgccaatgaaaaaaattcaccAACAGATGGTCTAATAACTTTAAGTCGCAAACATGTTGTGAAAGCAATCATGTCCACATCGCCAACTTCTGAACTCAGATTCCAAGGTGTCAATTTTTCAGGTGCTGATCTTTCTAAGTTGGATCTTAGGAACATTAATTTTAAG TATGCTGTTATGGATTCTTGTAATCTAGCAGGTGCTAACTTATCAGGATGTTGTTTTGAACGAGCTAATTTATCTCATGCCAACTTCCAAGGTGCACAACTTTCATGTGTAAGAATGCCATGCGCCAATCTGGCTTCTGCAAATTTACGTTCATGTAACTTTGAAGATCCTAATGGTTCACCTGCAAATATGGAGGGTGCAGATTTTCGAGATGCTAATTTTGAAGGAAGTAATATGCCAGCAGTAAACTTGAGGGTGGCCACATTAAAGAATGCTATTTTACGAAATTGTGATTTAAGATCAGCTGTATTGGCTGGTGCAAATTTAGAG CGTTGTGACTTATCAGGCTCAGACTTACAAGAAGCCAATTTACGTGGAGCAAATTTGAAAGATGCCACGTTTGAATTAATGCTTACACCCTTACATATGTCTCAAACCATTCggtaa
- the LOC124426895 gene encoding BTB/POZ domain-containing protein KCTD9 isoform X3, with the protein MIWDINGEDFISKNKVANDDQINENSEWITLNVGGKYFTTTRSTLTKNEPMSMLARMFTRTQKSDCMLKPSLKDPNGAFLIDRSPIYFEPLLNFLRHNLMILDSNVNVNGVLAEAHYYGMENAICVLTKMANEKNSPTDGLITLSRKHVVKAIMSTSPTSELRFQGVNFSGADLSKLDLRNINFKYAVMDSCNLAGANLSGCCFERANLSHANFQGAQLSCVRMPCANLASANLRSCNFEDPNGSPANMEGADFRDANFEGSNMPAVNLRVATLKNAILRNCDLRSAVLAGANLERCDLSGSDLQEANLRGANLKDATFELMLTPLHMSQTIR; encoded by the exons atgATTTGGGACATTAA TGGAGAAGATTtcatttctaaaaataaagttGCTAACGATGatcaaatcaatgaaaattcagAATGGATTACATTGAATGTTGgaggaaaatattttactactACAAGAAGTAcattaacaaaaaatgaacCAATGAGTATGCTAGCCAg aaTGTTTACAAGAACACAAAAGTCTGATTGTATGTTAAAGCCAAGTCTAAAAGATCCCAATGGTGCCTTCTTAATCGATAGAAGTCCTATATACTTTGAACCATTATTGAATTTCTTAAGACATAATCTAATGATATTAGATTCTAATGTTAATGTAAATg GTGTGCTTGCAGAGGCTCATTATTATGGGATGGAAAATGCTATATGTGTTCTTACAAAAATGgccaatgaaaaaaattcaccAACAGATGGTCTAATAACTTTAAGTCGCAAACATGTTGTGAAAGCAATCATGTCCACATCGCCAACTTCTGAACTCAGATTCCAAGGTGTCAATTTTTCAGGTGCTGATCTTTCTAAGTTGGATCTTAGGAACATTAATTTTAAG TATGCTGTTATGGATTCTTGTAATCTAGCAGGTGCTAACTTATCAGGATGTTGTTTTGAACGAGCTAATTTATCTCATGCCAACTTCCAAGGTGCACAACTTTCATGTGTAAGAATGCCATGCGCCAATCTGGCTTCTGCAAATTTACGTTCATGTAACTTTGAAGATCCTAATGGTTCACCTGCAAATATGGAGGGTGCAGATTTTCGAGATGCTAATTTTGAAGGAAGTAATATGCCAGCAGTAAACTTGAGGGTGGCCACATTAAAGAATGCTATTTTACGAAATTGTGATTTAAGATCAGCTGTATTGGCTGGTGCAAATTTAGAG CGTTGTGACTTATCAGGCTCAGACTTACAAGAAGCCAATTTACGTGGAGCAAATTTGAAAGATGCCACGTTTGAATTAATGCTTACACCCTTACATATGTCTCAAACCATTCggtaa
- the LOC124426568 gene encoding uncharacterized protein LOC124426568 isoform X2 → MPNSLAVCESFDFSKPELWLEWIQNFEELIVDFNLISDKERIELLFYKMGSIAKELMTELKPNFEKEMSYEEVKTEFTKYFTVKKHVIVERQKFNNRVKLPNETIDAFTTDLLKLTSQCPKRKRKKYKKTVFLLKVFYHSDCKNCQK, encoded by the exons ATGCCAAATTCGTTAGCTGTTTGTGaatcatttgatttttcaaaacCAGAATTATGGTTAGAATGGATACAAAATTTTGAGGAGTTAATAGtcgattttaatttgatatctgacaaagaaaggatagaacttcttttttataaaatgggTTCAATAGCAAAAGAACTCATGACAGAATTAAAGccaaattttgaaaaagaaatgtcttATGAAGAAGTGAAAACTGAATTTACTAAATATTTTACTGTCAAGAAACATGTCATTGTCGAACGACAAAAGTTCAATAATAGAGTAAAACTGCCTAATGAAACGATAGATGCTTTTACAACTGATCTACTTAAATTG ACGAGCCAATgtccaaagagaaagaggaaaaaatacaagaagaCAGTATTTCTGTTGAAA GTATTTTATCATAGTGATTGTAAAAACTGCCAAAAATAA
- the LOC124426568 gene encoding uncharacterized protein LOC124426568 isoform X1 yields the protein MPNSLAVCESFDFSKPELWLEWIQNFEELIVDFNLISDKERIELLFYKMGSIAKELMTELKPNFEKEMSYEEVKTEFTKYFTVKKHVIVERQKFNNRVKLPNETIDAFTTDLLKLVSKCEYGPLENYMLRERILLGIGYNETSALIDAMPNFTLDEPMSKEKEEKIQEDSISVESILS from the exons ATGCCAAATTCGTTAGCTGTTTGTGaatcatttgatttttcaaaacCAGAATTATGGTTAGAATGGATACAAAATTTTGAGGAGTTAATAGtcgattttaatttgatatctgacaaagaaaggatagaacttcttttttataaaatgggTTCAATAGCAAAAGAACTCATGACAGAATTAAAGccaaattttgaaaaagaaatgtcttATGAAGAAGTGAAAACTGAATTTACTAAATATTTTACTGTCAAGAAACATGTCATTGTCGAACGACAAAAGTTCAATAATAGAGTAAAACTGCCTAATGAAACGATAGATGCTTTTACAACTGATCTACTTAAATTGGTGAGTAAATGTGAATATGGACCACTGGAGAATTACATGTTACGAGAGCGCATTTTACTTGGAATTGGATACAATGAAACATCAGCATTGATAGATGCTATGCCCAATTTTACTTTAGACGAGCCAATgtccaaagagaaagaggaaaaaatacaagaagaCAGTATTTCTGTTGAAA GTATTTTATCATAG
- the LOC124426567 gene encoding uncharacterized protein LOC124426567 produces the protein MVEMLDWEYEDPLTKLNTQLNKSMVLIENVNDHAQSNKSNKTIKIKTKSTSPKGNTSMNGTYRKSILKKSESINNEERNVKENVTDTSLEVAAEMTSDILTIKSSSSSRPQNLQDLMKEETLTMESASSCFNFDDISDNEDIWIMDIPKTIDPQKLIGQTLVLGDKSKFRIGEEKYCAVKRDLKQDITCVFGTGKINSQYKAVNIKPAGSITIRRKLSSVPKIKPILLENLGVPFPENLKTRHPLLGVVSENKSKKVLRMSGSSNKKRKS, from the exons atggtTGAAATGTTAGATTGGGAGTATGAAGATCCTCTCACAAAATTAAATACACAATTGAATAAATCTATggttttaattgaaaatgtgAATGATCATGCACAgtcaaataaaagtaataaaactattaaaataaaaacaaaaagtactTCACCCAAAGGAAACACTTCTATGAATGGTACATATAGAAAAAGTATTCTAAAGAAATCAGaaagtataaataatgaagaaagaaatgtcaaGGAAAATGTAACAGACACTAGCTTAGAAGTAGCTGCTGAAATGACTTCagatatattaacaattaaatcatcatcatcatcaagaccacaaaat CTTCAAGAtttgatgaaagaagaaactttAACAATGGAATCTGCAAGTTcttgttttaattttgatgACATATCCGACAATGAAGATATCTGGATTATGGATATACCTAAAACA atagacCCACAAAAATTAATTGGACAGACCTTAGTATTAGGagataaatcaaaatttagaattggagaagaaaaatactGTGCTGTTAAACGAGATTTGAAACAAGACATTACTTGCGTGTTTGGTACCGGTAAAATAAACTCGCAATATAAAGCag ttaatataaaaCCAGCAGGCTCTATAACAATTAGGAGAAAATTATCGAGTGTACCAAAAATTAAACCCATATTGTTAGAAAATTTAGGCGTTCCATTCCCTGAAAATTTGAAAACGCGCCATCCATTGTTAGGTGTTGTTTCTGAGAATAAATCCAAAAAAGTATTAAGAATGAGTGGATCGagtaataagaagagaaagtcataa